In Stenotrophomonas sp. 169, one DNA window encodes the following:
- the purF gene encoding amidophosphoribosyltransferase, translating to MCGIVGIVGNQNVAGQLYDGLTVLQHRGQDAAGIATVDGTRLRVQKANGLVRDVFDARTMSTLEGRVGIAHVRYPTAGSEGMDEAQPFYVNSPYGIALAHNGNLINTEDLRRQVFEQDRRNVNTDSDSEVLLNVFAYELDAQRQLTPEAAIRAVSHVHRRCKGGYAVVSVVLGLGLVAFRDPHGIRPLVLGKRSHAEGDEYIVASESAALDVLGFQRIRDVQPGEALVITARGELFSEICSEPAEHTPCIFEYVYFARPDSMIDNVSVHKARMRMGIKLGEKILRLRPDHDIDTIIPIPDTSRDAALEISNTLGVKYREGFIKNRYIGRTFIMPGQGERVKSVRRKLNPIHLEFRNRVVLLVDDSIVRGTTSQQIVQMARDAGARKVYLASAAPPVRYPNIYGIDMPAAEELVAHNRSVAEIEAHLGCDWLIYQDIEDMEAAVREGNPALQNFDSSCFNGHYPTGIEPGYFERIQQLRSDDAKHMRRA from the coding sequence ATGTGTGGCATCGTCGGAATCGTCGGCAACCAGAACGTCGCCGGGCAGCTCTATGACGGCCTGACCGTCCTCCAGCATCGTGGCCAGGACGCGGCAGGCATCGCCACCGTCGATGGCACCCGCCTGCGTGTGCAGAAGGCCAATGGCCTGGTCCGCGACGTGTTCGACGCGCGCACCATGTCCACGCTGGAAGGGCGCGTCGGCATCGCCCACGTGCGGTACCCGACCGCCGGGTCGGAGGGCATGGACGAAGCGCAGCCGTTCTACGTCAACTCGCCGTATGGCATCGCATTGGCCCACAACGGCAACCTGATCAATACCGAAGACCTGCGTCGCCAGGTGTTCGAGCAGGACCGCCGCAACGTCAACACCGATTCGGACAGCGAAGTGCTGCTGAACGTGTTCGCCTACGAACTGGATGCACAGCGCCAGCTGACGCCGGAAGCCGCGATCCGTGCCGTGTCCCACGTGCACCGTCGCTGCAAGGGCGGCTACGCCGTGGTCAGCGTGGTGCTGGGGCTGGGCCTGGTGGCCTTCCGCGATCCGCACGGCATCCGTCCGCTGGTGCTGGGCAAGCGCAGCCACGCCGAAGGCGATGAATACATCGTGGCCTCCGAATCCGCCGCGCTGGACGTGCTGGGTTTCCAGCGCATCCGCGATGTGCAGCCGGGCGAAGCGCTGGTGATCACCGCGCGCGGCGAGCTGTTCTCCGAGATCTGCTCCGAGCCGGCCGAGCACACCCCGTGCATCTTCGAGTACGTGTACTTCGCTCGTCCCGATTCGATGATCGACAACGTGTCGGTGCACAAGGCGCGCATGCGCATGGGCATCAAGCTGGGCGAGAAGATCCTGCGCCTGCGCCCGGATCACGACATCGACACCATCATTCCGATTCCCGATACCTCACGCGATGCCGCGCTGGAAATTTCCAACACGCTCGGCGTGAAGTACCGCGAAGGCTTCATCAAGAACCGCTACATCGGCCGCACCTTCATCATGCCGGGGCAGGGCGAGCGCGTGAAGTCCGTGCGCCGCAAGCTCAACCCGATCCACCTGGAGTTCCGCAACCGCGTGGTGCTGCTGGTCGATGACTCGATCGTGCGCGGCACCACCAGCCAGCAGATCGTGCAGATGGCGCGCGATGCCGGCGCGCGCAAGGTCTACCTGGCCAGCGCGGCACCGCCGGTGCGCTACCCGAACATCTACGGCATCGACATGCCGGCCGCCGAAGAACTGGTCGCGCACAACCGCAGCGTGGCGGAAATCGAAGCGCACCTGGGCTGCGACTGGCTGATCTACCAGGACATCGAAGACATGGAAGCGGCAGTGCGCGAGGGCAACCCGGCGCTGCAGAACTTCGATTCCTCGTGCTTCAACGGGCATTACCCGACCGGTATCGAGCCGGGCTACTTCGAACGCATCCAGCAGTTGCGCTCGGACGACGCCAAGCACATGCGCCGCGCCTGA
- a CDS encoding SPOR domain-containing protein, protein MDTSLKQRLIGAIVLVALAVIFLPMLVTGPARNSTADSVPLEVPGAPANAQFETRELPLAAPTGGNSGLGGAAPLQEAATGAPPVVDTSPAVAAGDFAVSFGAYASKADADAVIAHLKGAKLPGFSEQTTISGKQAWRVRVGPFADRAQAESARLQAVKIRSDVRAEVVTLDAASDSPAAATAAARAPAAAATTAPLAGNPVQTQALPETAPSAATPPPAPKPAPTPAAETKAIAAKVEPKPAAKPAAAPAAAPEVKAPAAPAANGVGFAVQLGAFAQTADANALRDKARAAGFSAIVDQVRTDKGTLSRVRVGPVASRAEADQLKAQVASRIGVAGMVRPHP, encoded by the coding sequence GTGGATACGTCCCTGAAACAGCGTTTGATCGGTGCCATCGTCCTGGTGGCCCTCGCCGTGATTTTCCTGCCGATGCTGGTGACCGGCCCTGCCCGCAACAGCACCGCTGACAGCGTGCCGCTGGAGGTGCCCGGTGCGCCTGCCAATGCGCAGTTTGAAACGCGCGAGCTGCCCCTGGCCGCCCCCACCGGTGGCAACAGTGGCCTGGGCGGCGCTGCGCCGTTGCAGGAAGCGGCCACGGGTGCGCCGCCTGTCGTCGATACCAGCCCGGCCGTTGCCGCGGGCGATTTTGCCGTCAGTTTTGGCGCCTATGCGAGCAAGGCTGATGCTGATGCGGTGATCGCGCACCTGAAGGGCGCGAAGCTGCCGGGCTTCAGTGAACAGACCACCATCAGTGGCAAGCAGGCCTGGCGGGTCCGTGTCGGCCCGTTCGCCGACCGCGCCCAGGCCGAGTCGGCGCGCCTGCAGGCAGTGAAGATCCGCAGCGATGTTCGCGCTGAGGTGGTCACGCTGGATGCAGCGTCTGACAGCCCGGCAGCCGCCACGGCGGCCGCGCGGGCGCCGGCTGCCGCAGCGACCACCGCACCGTTGGCGGGCAATCCGGTACAGACGCAGGCCTTGCCGGAAACGGCCCCTTCCGCCGCGACGCCGCCGCCCGCTCCCAAGCCGGCGCCAACGCCTGCCGCAGAGACCAAGGCCATCGCCGCGAAGGTCGAGCCGAAGCCGGCTGCCAAGCCGGCGGCAGCGCCTGCCGCCGCACCGGAAGTGAAAGCGCCCGCCGCGCCTGCCGCCAATGGCGTGGGCTTCGCGGTGCAGTTGGGTGCCTTTGCGCAGACCGCCGACGCCAATGCGCTGCGCGACAAGGCGCGCGCTGCAGGGTTCAGCGCCATCGTCGACCAGGTGCGCACCGACAAGGGCACCCTCAGCCGGGTACGTGTCGGTCCGGTCGCCAGCCGTGCCGAGGCCGATCAGTTGAAGGCCCAGGTGGCTTCCCGCATCGGTGTGGCCGGCATGGTCAGACCGCACCCCTGA
- a CDS encoding CvpA family protein: MIDIVLAALIAISTLLGFVRGFVGIVVGTLSWLLAGWAAFQFGNPVAHLWSAPAAPGNGHLVGGYVTVFVAVLVVVTVLGMLLRTGLRMALLGGADRMLGGALGLVRGGFISAVLLLMATFTPLTAEPVWQQSYLRGALQPVVGWMDAQLPDVSRPMQNLERMVPKGMPSSLDGLVPSGLPSLPKDGLSPSMQSLLGKPTATGDNGVLGEVVAGRGWPRNVDPARGAASESANAPALPANIESAPERPDPAAVP, encoded by the coding sequence ATGATCGACATCGTGCTGGCTGCGCTGATCGCCATCTCCACCTTGCTCGGGTTCGTGCGCGGCTTCGTCGGCATCGTCGTGGGCACGCTGTCCTGGCTGCTGGCCGGGTGGGCTGCCTTCCAGTTCGGCAATCCGGTCGCCCATCTCTGGTCGGCCCCGGCGGCACCCGGTAACGGCCATCTCGTCGGGGGCTACGTGACCGTTTTCGTGGCCGTGCTGGTGGTGGTGACGGTACTCGGCATGCTGCTGCGCACCGGCCTGCGGATGGCCCTGCTGGGCGGCGCCGACCGCATGCTTGGCGGCGCGCTGGGCCTGGTCCGCGGTGGGTTCATCAGTGCCGTACTGCTGCTGATGGCCACATTCACCCCACTCACGGCTGAACCGGTATGGCAGCAGTCCTACCTGCGTGGCGCACTGCAGCCCGTGGTGGGCTGGATGGATGCGCAGCTGCCGGACGTATCGCGGCCGATGCAGAACCTCGAGCGCATGGTGCCCAAGGGCATGCCGTCATCGCTTGACGGTCTGGTGCCGTCCGGGCTGCCGTCCCTGCCGAAGGACGGTTTGTCACCTTCTATGCAGAGCCTGTTGGGAAAGCCGACCGCGACAGGCGATAATGGCGTCCTCGGCGAGGTGGTGGCGGGACGCGGATGGCCGCGTAACGTGGACCCGGCCAGGGGCGCGGCGAGCGAGTCCGCGAACGCCCCGGCACTGCCCGCGAACATCGAGTCGGCGCCTGAGCGTCCAGATCCTGCCGCTGTCCCGTGA
- a CDS encoding ferritin-like domain-containing protein, whose amino-acid sequence MPDVGGDLLRAAQQCLAEADPLRKVALTQAYAAAFRRGALKVPADAAPPAPIRMPGRPAHLQLVLPREVPRRRLGSSAGRAAFIHAIAHIELNAIDLAWDAVYRFRGLPAAFHADWVSCADDESRHFMLLRERLLANGHDYADFPAHNGLWQMCEKTAHDGLARMALVPRVLEARGLDVTPLMMEKLRAAGDDETADVLEIILREEVAHVAAGSRWYRWYCEKEGVEPRSRFKELLQEYAGGYLHGPFNIEARLLAGFDADELANLIEQADHVGKPAALAEHGSALPDPLSR is encoded by the coding sequence ATGCCCGACGTCGGCGGTGACCTGCTGCGCGCTGCGCAGCAGTGTCTGGCCGAGGCCGATCCGCTGCGCAAGGTCGCGCTGACCCAAGCGTACGCCGCCGCGTTTCGTCGGGGTGCGTTGAAGGTCCCTGCCGATGCGGCACCGCCGGCGCCGATCCGCATGCCGGGTCGGCCGGCGCACCTGCAGCTGGTGCTGCCGCGTGAGGTGCCGCGTCGGCGCCTCGGCAGCAGCGCGGGGCGCGCGGCGTTCATCCATGCCATCGCGCATATCGAGCTCAATGCGATCGATCTGGCCTGGGACGCGGTGTATCGCTTCCGGGGCCTGCCTGCTGCGTTCCATGCCGACTGGGTCAGCTGCGCCGACGACGAATCGCGGCATTTCATGCTGCTGCGCGAGCGGCTGTTGGCCAATGGCCACGACTATGCGGATTTCCCCGCGCACAACGGCCTGTGGCAGATGTGCGAAAAGACTGCCCACGACGGCCTGGCGCGCATGGCCTTGGTGCCGCGCGTGCTCGAAGCGCGCGGCCTGGATGTCACGCCGCTGATGATGGAAAAGCTGCGTGCGGCCGGTGACGATGAAACCGCCGACGTGCTGGAGATCATCCTGCGCGAGGAAGTGGCGCATGTTGCCGCGGGGTCGCGCTGGTACCGCTGGTACTGCGAGAAGGAAGGCGTCGAGCCGCGTTCGCGCTTCAAGGAACTGCTGCAGGAATATGCCGGCGGCTACCTGCATGGCCCGTTCAACATCGAAGCGCGCCTGTTGGCGGGCTTCGATGCGGATGAGCTGGCGAACCTGATCGAGCAGGCCGACCACGTCGGGAAACCCGCTGCGCTCGCCGAGCATGGCTCGGCGCTACCAGACCCGCTATCCCGGTAG
- a CDS encoding DUF2235 domain-containing protein: protein MMSNDGHAQAGLLTIGLFFDGTRNNAHNLSLRPAAARAPPTALPANLRADDASPYNSRLTSSFDNGLTNVARLHALYPDGRHADAITPSVALYTEGTGTRDGQPDDLIGLAFGVGATGVKAKVRRALETQLPTALAQLAGRWTAPVQAIRVDLFGYSRGAAAARDVANQIAGWDAAHWLGLLREAGLRVDPAFALLRPVIGFIGLFDTVAAIRGRRTEQPPRLSLPTGIAGKVLQLVARDEHRHHFALTTVAPEHEERLLPGVHANIGGGYDQTEEGPKLLTRPRSEQVRRHPFADFATPDLAWLQATASHQRAEQAAARWRQQLQLDARTIWVDTWHQWLRQRQAGSRSALPTPTLYVYSAVVLKRPIDWRYQLVALRVMHARAAAADVRWARSPEDVAAWALPTELDGIAATLLRGDHLDAAQETLLKQRYVMQSAHWNFDALGDTALTYAADAGVSELPYRPGPGLFYINRPTDDGKRVVLRNA from the coding sequence ATGATGAGCAACGACGGACACGCGCAGGCAGGCCTGCTGACGATCGGCCTGTTCTTCGATGGCACGCGCAACAACGCCCACAATCTTTCCCTGCGCCCCGCTGCGGCGCGTGCCCCGCCCACCGCGCTGCCGGCCAACCTGCGTGCGGATGATGCCTCGCCTTACAACAGCCGCCTCACCAGCAGCTTCGACAACGGTCTGACCAACGTCGCACGCCTGCATGCGCTGTATCCCGATGGACGGCACGCCGATGCCATCACCCCGAGCGTTGCGCTGTACACCGAAGGCACCGGTACCCGTGATGGCCAACCCGATGATCTGATCGGCTTGGCGTTCGGGGTCGGCGCGACGGGGGTGAAAGCCAAGGTCCGTCGCGCGCTGGAGACGCAACTGCCCACGGCGCTGGCGCAGCTCGCCGGGCGCTGGACCGCACCGGTGCAGGCCATCCGGGTGGACTTGTTCGGGTATTCGCGCGGCGCCGCTGCTGCACGCGATGTCGCCAACCAGATCGCGGGCTGGGATGCCGCGCACTGGCTGGGCCTGCTGCGCGAGGCCGGGCTGCGGGTGGATCCGGCGTTCGCGCTGCTGCGTCCGGTGATCGGCTTCATCGGTCTGTTCGACACCGTGGCGGCCATCCGCGGGCGGCGTACGGAGCAGCCGCCGCGCCTGTCCCTGCCCACCGGCATCGCCGGCAAGGTGCTGCAGCTCGTCGCACGCGATGAGCATCGCCACCATTTCGCCTTGACCACGGTGGCGCCGGAGCACGAAGAGCGGCTGCTGCCTGGCGTGCATGCCAACATCGGCGGCGGTTACGACCAGACTGAAGAAGGGCCGAAGCTGCTGACCCGGCCGCGCAGCGAACAGGTGCGACGGCATCCATTTGCCGATTTCGCCACGCCGGATCTGGCGTGGCTGCAGGCCACGGCCAGCCACCAGCGCGCCGAGCAGGCGGCTGCACGGTGGCGGCAACAGCTGCAACTGGATGCACGCACGATCTGGGTGGATACCTGGCACCAGTGGCTGCGCCAGCGCCAAGCGGGCAGCCGCAGCGCCCTGCCCACGCCAACCTTGTATGTGTACTCGGCCGTTGTGCTCAAACGTCCCATCGATTGGCGCTACCAGCTGGTGGCGCTGCGCGTGATGCATGCCCGCGCGGCGGCGGCGGACGTGCGCTGGGCGCGTTCGCCAGAGGACGTGGCGGCGTGGGCGCTGCCGACGGAACTGGACGGCATCGCCGCGACGCTGTTGCGTGGAGACCACCTGGATGCAGCACAGGAAACGCTGCTGAAACAGCGCTACGTGATGCAGTCCGCGCATTGGAACTTCGATGCGCTGGGAGACACCGCGCTGACCTATGCCGCCGATGCGGGAGTGAGCGAATTGCCGTACCGCCCGGGCCCAGGTCTGTTCTATATCAACCGGCCAACTGACGACGGCAAGCGCGTGGTGTTGCGCAACGCATGA
- the folC gene encoding bifunctional tetrahydrofolate synthase/dihydrofolate synthase: MTALPTTLADWLTYIERQHPATIDMGLERVRSVATAMQLGAPATRTITVGGTNGKGSTVAFIEAIARAAGWKTGAYTSPHLLRYNERVRIDGEEVSDDALVAAFAAVEAARGATTLTYFEYGTLAALHLFAQAGLDLAVLEVGLGGRLDAVNLIDADVAVITTVDIDHAEWLGSEREAIGSEKAGILRAWKPAVLGEIDPPSSVLRRAYLIGANAIRAGSDYFSEVLEDGQWAWRDVAVRLQLPMPALAGPVQLANASAAIAALRSLDRPDGLPLPRSAYAEGVAAARIRGRLQAVEHNGATVLVDVGHNPQAAAVLARALTSMPVAGQTFAVYAALQDKDAVGVVQALSEVVTHWTLAGLDGARGQSAGALAGRLADTAAANAAQAPRVADALQQVTALAGAQDRILVFGSFHTAAEALQWFEHAERAHSAI; encoded by the coding sequence GTGACCGCACTGCCCACTACGCTCGCCGACTGGCTGACCTACATTGAACGCCAGCATCCGGCCACCATCGACATGGGGCTGGAGCGCGTGCGCAGCGTCGCCACGGCGATGCAGCTGGGCGCACCTGCCACGCGCACGATCACCGTGGGCGGCACCAACGGCAAGGGCTCCACGGTCGCTTTCATCGAGGCCATCGCGCGTGCCGCAGGCTGGAAGACCGGGGCCTACACCTCGCCGCACCTGCTGCGCTACAACGAGCGCGTGCGCATCGACGGCGAAGAGGTCAGCGATGACGCGCTGGTGGCGGCCTTCGCAGCCGTCGAGGCAGCCCGTGGCGCGACCACCCTGACGTACTTCGAATACGGCACGCTGGCCGCGCTGCACCTGTTCGCGCAGGCCGGGCTGGACCTGGCGGTGCTGGAGGTCGGGCTCGGCGGGCGGCTGGACGCGGTCAACCTCATCGACGCCGATGTGGCCGTCATCACCACGGTGGACATCGACCATGCCGAATGGCTGGGCAGCGAGCGCGAGGCGATCGGCAGCGAAAAAGCCGGCATCCTGCGGGCCTGGAAGCCGGCCGTGCTGGGCGAGATCGATCCCCCGTCCAGCGTGCTGCGGCGGGCTTACCTGATCGGCGCCAATGCGATCCGCGCCGGCAGCGACTATTTCAGCGAAGTGTTGGAAGACGGCCAGTGGGCATGGCGCGACGTCGCGGTACGTCTGCAGCTGCCAATGCCGGCGCTGGCCGGCCCCGTGCAACTGGCCAATGCCAGTGCCGCCATCGCCGCCCTGCGTTCGCTGGATCGCCCGGACGGCCTGCCGTTGCCGCGCAGTGCGTACGCTGAAGGCGTTGCAGCAGCGCGCATCCGTGGCCGCCTGCAGGCAGTCGAACACAACGGCGCCACGGTGCTGGTGGATGTGGGCCACAACCCGCAGGCCGCCGCCGTACTGGCCCGCGCGCTGACGTCCATGCCCGTTGCCGGACAGACGTTTGCCGTCTATGCAGCGCTGCAGGACAAAGATGCAGTCGGCGTCGTCCAGGCGCTGAGCGAGGTGGTGACGCACTGGACCTTGGCCGGGCTGGACGGCGCACGCGGACAATCCGCCGGCGCCTTGGCCGGCCGCTTGGCCGACACCGCTGCCGCCAATGCCGCGCAGGCGCCCCGCGTGGCCGATGCGCTGCAGCAGGTGACCGCGCTGGCGGGTGCGCAGGATCGCATCCTGGTGTTCGGTTCGTTCCACACCGCCGCCGAGGCGCTGCAGTGGTTTGAGCACGCCGAACGCGCTCATTCAGCCATCTGA
- the lpxH gene encoding UDP-2,3-diacylglucosamine diphosphatase: MTTLFIADLHLDASRPAITDLFLAFLRKEAMTADALYVLGDLFEAWIGDDTPSPAADAVAIALKAVADAGVPVYFIRGNRDFLLGEAYAARAGMRILPDPCVIDLYGKPVLLQHGDLLCTDDLPYQQFRAQTRDPAFQAQFLAQPLAARIAFAQKARDASQSRQSEMKQGDRAQFETVTDVAPDEVQATFVRYGVSTMIHGHTHRPAVHTLDVGGHPCTRIVLGDWYEQGSVLRVTAGEMALQRL, translated from the coding sequence ATGACTACGTTGTTCATTGCCGACCTGCATCTGGATGCCAGCCGTCCGGCCATCACTGACCTGTTCCTCGCCTTCCTGCGCAAGGAGGCCATGACGGCCGACGCGCTGTACGTCCTGGGTGACCTGTTCGAGGCCTGGATCGGCGATGACACGCCCTCGCCTGCTGCGGATGCGGTGGCCATCGCGCTGAAAGCAGTGGCCGATGCCGGGGTCCCGGTCTACTTCATCCGGGGCAACCGGGACTTCCTGCTCGGCGAGGCCTATGCCGCGCGCGCGGGCATGCGGATACTGCCCGACCCCTGTGTGATCGATCTGTACGGCAAGCCGGTGCTGCTGCAGCACGGCGACCTGCTGTGCACCGATGACCTTCCCTACCAGCAGTTCCGTGCGCAGACCCGCGACCCGGCCTTCCAGGCGCAGTTCCTCGCGCAGCCGTTGGCGGCGCGCATTGCCTTCGCGCAGAAGGCGCGTGATGCCAGCCAGAGCCGGCAGTCGGAGATGAAGCAGGGTGACCGCGCGCAGTTCGAGACCGTCACCGATGTGGCGCCGGATGAAGTGCAGGCGACCTTCGTCCGCTACGGCGTGAGTACGATGATCCATGGCCACACCCACCGCCCGGCGGTGCATACGTTAGACGTGGGAGGACACCCATGCACCCGCATCGTGCTGGGTGACTGGTACGAGCAGGGGTCGGTGCTGCGCGTCACCGCGGGTGAGATGGCGCTGCAGCGCCTGTAA
- a CDS encoding histidine phosphatase family protein: MRILLARHGETPWNAEGRYQGQIDIPLSPIGEAQAQALGERLKSIDITRAVASPLSRAQHTAQLALGARADMLLTEPDLQEIAHGEWEGLLASEIHEKDPSRLRAWREEPDTVLMPGGESLRLVLDRSWRGLARATEGLGDEDTLLVVAHDAVNRVILCRILGLPISRLWSFRQAPTTLNLLEGPDIEQLEVVRMNDCAHHTPFFGEAKHRAL, encoded by the coding sequence ATGCGCATCCTGCTTGCCCGTCATGGCGAAACGCCGTGGAACGCCGAAGGCCGTTACCAGGGCCAGATCGATATCCCGTTGTCGCCGATCGGTGAGGCCCAGGCACAAGCCCTTGGTGAACGCCTGAAGTCAATCGACATCACCCGCGCGGTGGCCTCGCCGCTGTCGCGTGCGCAGCACACCGCACAGCTTGCCCTCGGTGCCCGTGCCGACATGCTGCTGACCGAGCCGGACCTGCAGGAAATCGCCCACGGTGAGTGGGAAGGCCTGCTGGCCAGCGAAATCCATGAGAAAGATCCGTCGCGCCTGCGCGCCTGGCGTGAAGAGCCGGACACCGTGCTGATGCCCGGCGGCGAGTCGCTGCGCCTGGTGCTGGACCGTAGCTGGCGTGGCCTGGCCCGTGCCACCGAAGGCCTTGGCGACGAAGACACCCTGCTGGTGGTCGCGCACGACGCGGTGAACCGGGTGATCCTGTGCCGCATCCTCGGGCTGCCGATCAGCCGTCTGTGGAGCTTCCGTCAGGCACCGACCACGTTGAACCTGCTCGAAGGGCCGGACATCGAACAGCTGGAGGTGGTCCGCATGAATGATTGCGCCCACCACACGCCGTTCTTCGGCGAAGCCAAGCACCGCGCGCTCTGA
- a CDS encoding glycosyltransferase family 1 protein, protein MRYAIVTETYPPEVNGVALTVQGLELGLRQAGHEVDLIRPRQVADSAPLDGTFLVPGAALPRYPGLRFGLPAPLRLGRHWQAQRPDAIYIATEGPLGWSALRCARRLGIPVATGFHTRFDEYLPDYGVAWLQAAALRWMRRFHNQADATLVPTRELQEFLTGEGFERVRLLARAVDSQQFDPAKRDPALREDWGIDGTGFAAIYVGRIAAEKNLGLAVKAFRRLQQLRPKARFVFVGDGPARAKLAHENPDFLFCGVQRGEALSRHFASGDLFLFPSRSETFGNVTLEAMASGVATVAFDYGAAREYLRNGENGASVDTDEQFIEATLRLAGDDALRRTLGGQAARDMKRLHPQHVVAEFDALLAELAHARRLHAHHAA, encoded by the coding sequence ATGCGCTACGCGATCGTCACCGAGACCTATCCTCCGGAAGTCAACGGCGTGGCCCTGACCGTGCAGGGGCTGGAACTGGGCCTGCGCCAGGCCGGGCATGAGGTGGACCTGATCCGGCCTCGCCAGGTGGCCGACAGCGCGCCGCTGGACGGGACGTTCCTGGTGCCCGGTGCGGCCCTGCCGCGTTACCCCGGCCTGCGCTTCGGTCTGCCTGCACCGCTCCGGTTGGGGCGCCATTGGCAGGCACAGCGCCCCGATGCGATCTACATCGCCACCGAAGGCCCACTGGGCTGGTCAGCGCTGCGCTGCGCTCGGCGGCTGGGCATCCCGGTCGCCACCGGCTTCCATACGCGCTTCGACGAATACCTGCCCGACTACGGCGTGGCCTGGTTGCAGGCCGCTGCGCTGCGCTGGATGCGGCGATTCCATAACCAGGCGGACGCCACCCTGGTGCCCACCCGCGAGCTGCAGGAGTTCCTCACGGGCGAAGGCTTCGAGCGGGTTCGCCTGCTGGCCCGGGCGGTGGACAGCCAGCAGTTCGATCCGGCCAAGCGCGACCCGGCGCTGCGCGAAGACTGGGGCATCGACGGTACGGGATTCGCCGCCATCTACGTGGGGCGCATCGCCGCGGAAAAAAACCTCGGCCTGGCGGTGAAGGCGTTCCGGCGCCTGCAGCAGCTGCGTCCGAAAGCGCGCTTCGTGTTCGTCGGCGACGGGCCGGCGCGTGCCAAGCTGGCCCATGAGAACCCAGATTTCCTGTTCTGCGGCGTGCAGCGCGGCGAAGCGCTGTCGCGTCACTTCGCCAGCGGTGATCTGTTTCTGTTTCCCAGCCGCAGCGAAACCTTCGGCAACGTGACGCTGGAAGCCATGGCCAGCGGCGTCGCCACGGTCGCGTTCGACTACGGTGCGGCCCGCGAGTACCTGCGCAATGGCGAGAACGGGGCCTCGGTGGACACCGACGAGCAGTTCATCGAGGCGACGCTGCGACTGGCAGGCGACGATGCACTGCGCCGGACGTTGGGCGGCCAGGCCGCACGGGACATGAAACGCCTGCATCCCCAGCATGTTGTCGCTGAGTTCGATGCCCTGCTCGCCGAACTTGCCCACGCCCGGAGGCTCCATGCGCACCACGCCGCTTGA
- a CDS encoding phosphatase PAP2 family protein, with translation MRTTPLDLLLGRETRWCRRANLYCRRRRIRSVFASISRLGDGVFWYVLMGALVLVDGMDGLRASTHMAATGLAALLLYKGLKRWTRRPRPYKADLRIRAWVAPLDEFSFPSGHTLHAVSFTIVALAYYPWLAPLLVPFTLCVAASRVVLGLHYPSDVLAATGIAGLLAWASLAWLPLSV, from the coding sequence ATGCGCACCACGCCGCTTGATCTGTTGCTCGGCCGCGAGACCCGCTGGTGCCGGCGGGCCAATCTTTACTGCCGCCGTCGCCGCATCCGCTCCGTGTTCGCGTCGATCAGCCGGCTGGGCGATGGCGTGTTCTGGTATGTGCTGATGGGCGCGCTGGTGCTGGTGGACGGCATGGACGGACTGCGCGCCAGTACCCACATGGCGGCGACCGGACTGGCCGCCCTGCTGCTCTACAAAGGCCTGAAGCGCTGGACCCGGCGTCCGCGTCCGTACAAGGCCGACCTGCGCATCCGCGCATGGGTGGCGCCGCTGGATGAGTTCAGTTTTCCGTCCGGGCACACGCTGCACGCGGTGTCTTTCACCATCGTGGCGCTGGCGTACTACCCGTGGCTGGCACCGCTGCTGGTGCCGTTCACCCTGTGCGTGGCGGCATCACGCGTGGTGCTCGGACTGCACTACCCGAGCGACGTGTTGGCGGCGACCGGCATCGCCGGGCTGCTGGCGTGGGCCAGCCTGGCCTGGTTGCCGCTGTCGGTGTAG